A single genomic interval of Polyangium spumosum harbors:
- a CDS encoding cyclic nucleotide-binding domain-containing protein, producing MSLNLGFQGTERLREIGLFGGLGDEVLNDLSGSLGMIELTPGSVVFREGDSGREMFVLLDGEMEVLKHSKRKHDTRVAVLGPGDWFGEMSILDVLPRSATVRAVAPSRLLRITAHDLDSLYRRDLRAYSLLVLNIAREMSRRLRVCDNLLAELVANVIDEYTRPNRS from the coding sequence ATGTCTCTGAATCTCGGCTTCCAGGGTACCGAACGGTTGCGGGAGATCGGCCTCTTCGGCGGGCTCGGCGACGAGGTCTTGAACGACCTCTCGGGCTCGCTCGGGATGATCGAGCTCACGCCTGGATCGGTGGTGTTCCGCGAGGGCGACAGCGGTCGCGAGATGTTCGTCTTGCTCGACGGCGAGATGGAGGTCTTGAAGCACTCGAAGCGCAAGCACGACACACGCGTGGCCGTGCTCGGGCCCGGCGACTGGTTCGGCGAGATGTCGATCCTCGACGTGCTGCCGCGCTCGGCGACGGTGCGCGCCGTGGCGCCTTCGAGGCTCTTGCGGATCACCGCGCACGACCTCGACTCGCTCTACCGGCGCGACCTGCGCGCCTACTCGCTGCTCGTGCTCAACATCGCGCGCGAGATGTCGCGTCGCCTGCGGGTCTGCGACAACCTGCTCGCCGAGCTCGTGGCGAACGTGATCGACGAGTACACGCGGCCAAACCGGAGCTGA
- a CDS encoding tetratricopeptide repeat protein, producing the protein MSKRLAALESMIQKGSKDPFAWYALALEYAGADRIDDALRTFTTLRDMDAGYVPQYLMCGQMLVKAGRVDAGREWLEEGVTRARAKGDSHALSEIQSALSALDDD; encoded by the coding sequence GTGAGCAAGCGCCTCGCGGCCCTGGAGAGCATGATCCAGAAGGGGTCGAAGGATCCCTTCGCCTGGTACGCGCTCGCGCTGGAGTACGCAGGGGCCGATCGGATCGACGATGCGCTCCGCACGTTCACCACGCTGCGCGACATGGATGCCGGCTACGTGCCGCAGTACCTGATGTGCGGGCAGATGCTCGTGAAGGCGGGGCGCGTGGACGCAGGGCGCGAGTGGCTCGAGGAGGGCGTCACGCGGGCGCGCGCCAAGGGTGATTCGCACGCGCTGTCGGAGATTCAGTCGGCTTTGTCGGCGCTCGACGACGACTGA
- a CDS encoding YggS family pyridoxal phosphate-dependent enzyme has translation MNEQDGTISTRLAAVRARIDEAAIRAGRSPTAVRLVAVSKTKPPEVIREAYAAGQRDFGENYVQEMAQKAALLADLAELRFHFIGALQRNKARQAASVASVIHTVDREELATELDRRAGALGRTLDVLLEVNVGGEASKAGCAPEAVPALLEAARRAEHLRVVGLMAIPPYLEDPEAVRPYFARLRALRDTLEAPALLPELSMGMSHDFHVAIEEGATIVRVGTAIFGAR, from the coding sequence GTGAACGAGCAAGACGGCACGATCTCCACGCGCCTCGCCGCCGTACGAGCGCGCATCGACGAAGCAGCGATCCGAGCTGGGCGGAGCCCGACCGCCGTGCGCCTCGTCGCGGTGTCGAAGACCAAGCCGCCCGAGGTGATCCGCGAGGCGTACGCCGCCGGTCAACGCGACTTCGGCGAGAACTACGTGCAGGAGATGGCGCAGAAGGCCGCGCTGCTCGCGGACCTCGCGGAGCTGCGGTTTCACTTCATCGGCGCGCTCCAGCGCAACAAGGCGAGACAAGCGGCGAGCGTGGCGAGCGTGATCCACACGGTCGACCGCGAGGAGCTCGCGACCGAGCTCGATCGACGCGCGGGCGCGCTCGGGCGGACGCTCGACGTGTTGCTCGAGGTGAACGTGGGCGGCGAGGCGTCGAAGGCCGGATGCGCGCCCGAGGCCGTGCCTGCGCTGCTCGAAGCGGCGCGGCGCGCCGAGCATCTGCGGGTCGTGGGGCTCATGGCGATCCCGCCCTACCTCGAAGATCCCGAGGCCGTCCGCCCGTACTTCGCGCGGCTGCGCGCGCTGCGCGACACGCTCGAGGCCCCCGCGCTCTTGCCCGAGCTCTCGATGGGCATGTCCCACGATTTCCACGTGGCGATCGAGGAGGGCGCGACGATCGTCCGCGTGGGGACGGCCATCTTCGGCGCGCGATAG
- a CDS encoding amidohydrolase family protein — protein sequence MNTPAFVVDTWIQHPTGPFLRDPLFATLRRWMGLAEHQVPDVIPDAFTLGALEAASVSVALVSAWWGPSGAMLDNDFVAAFVGRYPDRLVGVASVDLARPMDAVRELRRAVRSLGMRALRVLPWLWGLPPNDRRYYPLYAECIELDVPFCLQVGHAGPLRPSEPGRPIPYLDEVACDFPELRIVGGHVGYPWTNEMIALATKYPNVYIDTSAYKPSRYPPELVSFMRGHGRRKVLFGSNWPMLSPVDCLDKLDTLGLDDEARADFLGENARRVFNLR from the coding sequence ATGAACACGCCTGCCTTCGTCGTTGATACCTGGATCCAGCATCCTACGGGCCCATTTCTGCGCGATCCCCTCTTTGCCACCCTGCGGCGGTGGATGGGCCTCGCCGAGCATCAGGTGCCGGACGTCATTCCCGACGCGTTCACCCTTGGCGCGCTCGAGGCGGCTTCCGTCTCGGTCGCGCTCGTGTCGGCCTGGTGGGGGCCTTCGGGCGCCATGCTCGACAACGATTTTGTCGCCGCGTTCGTCGGTCGGTATCCGGATCGGCTCGTGGGTGTCGCGTCCGTCGACCTCGCTCGGCCCATGGATGCCGTGCGCGAGCTCCGGCGCGCCGTCCGCTCCCTCGGCATGCGCGCCCTTCGCGTCCTGCCCTGGCTCTGGGGCTTGCCCCCGAATGACAGGCGGTATTACCCCCTCTATGCCGAGTGCATCGAGCTCGATGTGCCCTTTTGCCTCCAGGTCGGCCACGCCGGGCCGCTCCGGCCCAGCGAGCCTGGAAGGCCCATTCCTTATCTCGACGAGGTCGCCTGCGATTTCCCCGAGCTCCGCATCGTCGGCGGGCACGTCGGTTACCCCTGGACGAACGAGATGATCGCCCTCGCCACCAAGTACCCGAACGTCTACATCGACACCTCGGCGTACAAGCCGAGCCGCTATCCCCCCGAGCTCGTCTCGTTCATGCGCGGGCACGGCCGGCGCAAGGTGCTCTTCGGGAGCAACTGGCCCATGCTCTCACCCGTGGATTGCCTTGACAAACTAGATACCCTCGGGCTCGACGACGAGGCGCGCGCCGACTTTCTCGGCGAGAACGCGCGGCGGGTGTTCAATCTACGTTAA
- a CDS encoding replication-associated recombination protein A — protein sequence MTARRSSRGDKEAGPTLFEAALKRDPKLAELVPLAERMRPRALSDLVGQSHLVGEGKLLAHAIAADRVPSMILWGPPGSGKTTLARIVAESTRARFVPFNAVLGGIPELRVVMAAAKEARAYEGKRTILFVDEIHRFNRAQQDAFLPHVEDGTITLIGATTENPSFAVNAPLLSRCRVFRLNLLDEKGITELLRRALESQEGLAGSIGADEEAIEAIAKLAGGDARRALTTLEIAADEAKREGRASVTREDVVQTSGQKTLLYDKAGEEHYNVVSAFIKSMRGSDPDAAIYWLMRMLEAGDDPLFLLRRMMIFASEDVGNADPRALDVAVAADAAFQRVGMPEGIYFLSQAAIYLACAPKSNACNAAWKAAQEVVRERGSLPVPMKLRNAVTGLMKREGYAAGYRHAHDESGGVAWGETYLPDAIAGTRFYEPTERGYEKVIAERVRWIRAQQSPPLSREGEGMGVRESSDERKESADGSDEPKPQSSSSADKAD from the coding sequence ATGACGGCGCGGAGGAGCAGCCGCGGCGACAAGGAGGCCGGCCCGACGCTCTTCGAGGCCGCGCTGAAGCGTGATCCGAAGCTCGCCGAGCTCGTGCCGCTGGCCGAGCGGATGCGACCACGCGCGCTCTCGGACCTCGTGGGGCAATCCCACCTCGTCGGCGAGGGCAAGCTGCTCGCGCATGCGATCGCCGCCGATCGTGTGCCGTCGATGATCCTCTGGGGGCCGCCGGGATCGGGCAAGACGACGCTCGCGCGGATCGTGGCGGAGTCGACGCGCGCGCGGTTCGTCCCGTTCAACGCGGTGCTCGGCGGCATCCCGGAGCTACGCGTCGTGATGGCCGCGGCGAAGGAGGCGCGCGCGTACGAGGGCAAGAGGACGATCCTCTTCGTCGACGAGATCCACCGCTTCAACCGCGCGCAGCAGGACGCGTTTTTGCCGCACGTGGAGGACGGGACGATCACGCTGATCGGCGCGACCACGGAGAACCCCTCGTTCGCCGTGAACGCGCCGCTGCTCTCGCGCTGCCGCGTCTTCCGGCTGAACCTGCTCGACGAGAAGGGGATCACGGAGCTGCTCCGCCGCGCGCTCGAATCGCAGGAGGGTCTCGCGGGATCGATCGGCGCCGACGAGGAGGCGATCGAGGCGATCGCGAAGCTCGCGGGTGGTGATGCGCGCAGGGCGCTGACGACGCTGGAGATCGCGGCCGACGAGGCGAAGCGTGAAGGGCGTGCGAGTGTCACGCGTGAGGACGTGGTGCAGACGAGCGGGCAGAAGACGCTGCTCTACGACAAGGCGGGGGAAGAGCACTACAACGTCGTCAGCGCGTTCATCAAGTCGATGCGCGGCTCGGATCCGGACGCGGCGATCTACTGGTTGATGCGCATGCTCGAGGCGGGCGACGATCCGCTGTTCCTCTTGCGGCGCATGATGATCTTCGCGAGCGAGGACGTGGGCAACGCCGACCCGCGCGCGCTCGACGTGGCCGTGGCGGCGGACGCGGCGTTCCAGCGGGTGGGGATGCCGGAGGGCATCTACTTCCTCTCGCAGGCGGCGATCTACCTGGCGTGCGCGCCCAAGTCGAACGCGTGCAACGCCGCGTGGAAGGCGGCGCAGGAGGTCGTGCGCGAGCGGGGCAGCCTTCCCGTGCCGATGAAGCTGCGCAACGCGGTGACGGGCCTCATGAAGCGCGAGGGTTACGCCGCGGGATACCGCCACGCGCACGACGAGAGCGGCGGCGTCGCGTGGGGCGAGACGTACCTGCCCGACGCGATCGCCGGGACGCGCTTCTACGAGCCCACCGAGCGCGGCTACGAGAAGGTGATCGCCGAGCGCGTGCGATGGATCCGCGCGCAACAATCTCCTCCCCTCTCCCGAGAGGGAGAGGGGATGGGGGTGAGGGAGTCGTCCGACGAGAGGAAAGAGAGCGCAGACGGCTCTGACGAACCGAAGCCTCAGTCGTCGTCGAGCGCCGACAAAGCCGACTGA
- a CDS encoding TlpA family protein disulfide reductase — MRGCLHFSLFAPRVFACVGAIGLLGCAPALPASMGHPLLGAASPPFHETAIDERSVDVPGTLRTHVTVIDFWASWCGSCQQTMPALEALYQDRRAEGLVVVGVSVDDHEEDAARGAEAFGVSFPIVYDFGHRLQYAFDVSSVPITFVVDRSGTVRFVGRDPSSIRRAVIALMDR; from the coding sequence ATGCGCGGCTGCCTTCATTTCAGCCTGTTCGCTCCTCGCGTGTTCGCTTGCGTGGGGGCGATCGGCCTCCTCGGTTGCGCGCCGGCCCTGCCTGCGTCGATGGGCCATCCGCTGCTCGGCGCGGCGTCGCCGCCGTTCCACGAGACCGCGATCGACGAGCGTTCGGTCGACGTGCCGGGCACGCTCCGCACACACGTGACCGTGATCGACTTCTGGGCGTCGTGGTGCGGCTCGTGTCAGCAGACGATGCCCGCGCTCGAGGCGCTGTATCAGGACAGGCGCGCCGAGGGGCTCGTGGTCGTCGGCGTGAGCGTCGACGACCACGAGGAGGACGCTGCGCGAGGGGCCGAGGCGTTCGGGGTGTCGTTCCCGATCGTCTACGACTTCGGGCATCGGCTGCAGTACGCGTTCGACGTGTCGAGCGTGCCCATCACGTTCGTGGTCGACAGATCGGGCACGGTGCGCTTCGTGGGGCGTGATCCGTCGAGCATCCGGCGCGCGGTGATCGCGCTGATGGACCGGTGA
- a CDS encoding GNAT family N-acetyltransferase yields MELTTRPLKKSDYDEIVRVIDRWWGGPTSALAHPIFFYELGKLARVVEHDDQLVGFLFGFIAPDGPVGYVHIVGIHPDYRRRGVARLLYTAFEADCQATGCRMMKAITTLGNEGSVRFHDALGWTKAQVEDYAGPGRQRIVFTKELTAR; encoded by the coding sequence GTGGAGCTGACGACGAGACCTCTCAAGAAGTCCGACTACGACGAGATCGTACGCGTGATCGACCGCTGGTGGGGCGGCCCCACGAGCGCGCTCGCGCACCCGATCTTCTTCTACGAGCTCGGCAAGCTCGCGCGGGTGGTGGAGCACGACGATCAGCTCGTGGGCTTCCTGTTCGGGTTCATCGCGCCCGACGGGCCGGTCGGGTACGTGCACATCGTCGGCATCCATCCGGACTACCGGCGCCGCGGCGTCGCGCGCCTGCTCTACACCGCGTTCGAGGCCGACTGCCAAGCGACGGGTTGCCGCATGATGAAGGCGATCACCACGCTCGGAAACGAGGGCTCGGTGCGCTTCCACGACGCCCTCGGCTGGACGAAGGCCCAGGTCGAGGACTACGCCGGCCCGGGCAGACAGCGGATCGTGTTCACGAAGGAGCTCACCGCTCGTTGA
- a CDS encoding ImmA/IrrE family metallo-endopeptidase — translation MRIGFARSQGEQLAARLGGSAPPIDVKKVAEHLGLRVVEEHLGADVSGLLITGRAQPCICVQKDDFRPRKRFTIAHEIGHHYLRHQFEGGAHVHVDRGNFISQRSLRSSEGVDPKEIEANQFAAGLLMPSKLVREAVAKIGGPLHDHHVAQLARDFEVSEQAMTIRLTTLRLL, via the coding sequence ATGAGAATCGGCTTCGCGAGGTCGCAAGGAGAACAGCTCGCCGCGCGCTTGGGTGGGTCCGCCCCTCCGATCGACGTCAAAAAGGTTGCCGAGCACTTGGGTTTACGAGTGGTGGAGGAGCATCTCGGTGCCGACGTGTCGGGCCTCCTCATAACAGGTCGTGCTCAGCCGTGCATTTGCGTGCAGAAAGACGACTTCCGTCCAAGGAAGCGTTTCACCATTGCGCACGAGATCGGCCACCACTACCTTCGCCACCAATTCGAGGGCGGCGCACATGTACATGTCGACCGTGGGAACTTCATCAGCCAGCGAAGCCTGCGCTCGTCAGAGGGCGTGGATCCGAAGGAGATCGAGGCAAACCAGTTCGCCGCAGGCTTGTTGATGCCTTCCAAGCTTGTACGAGAAGCGGTCGCCAAGATCGGGGGGCCGCTTCATGATCACCACGTCGCGCAGCTCGCGCGTGACTTCGAGGTGAGCGAGCAGGCAATGACCATTCGGTTGACTACGCTCCGGCTCCTGTAG
- a CDS encoding helix-turn-helix domain-containing protein: protein MPTSIEPFYAEVGRRLHALRTAAGMTQDALGARLQPPMTRASIANIETGKQRLLAKTLVDLAEALGKDVTALLPQKAPVAKQASTPIRAELEKELKLPQEDFERLMAQIDDQPRRGQ, encoded by the coding sequence GTGCCCACTTCCATCGAACCGTTTTACGCGGAGGTCGGCCGGCGTCTCCATGCGCTGCGCACGGCGGCCGGCATGACGCAGGACGCGCTGGGGGCACGTCTCCAGCCTCCCATGACACGGGCGTCGATCGCCAACATCGAGACGGGAAAGCAGCGGCTCCTCGCCAAGACCCTCGTCGATCTGGCCGAGGCTCTTGGGAAGGACGTCACGGCACTGTTGCCGCAAAAGGCTCCCGTGGCCAAACAGGCTTCCACCCCGATACGCGCCGAGCTGGAAAAGGAGCTCAAGCTCCCGCAAGAGGACTTTGAGCGACTGATGGCGCAGATCGACGACCAGCCGAGGAGGGGACAATGA
- a CDS encoding DUF1883 domain-containing protein: MDFLKYELDAGPDDIIEVTLSSQANVRLLDSANFQRYRRGASHRCIGGLAKQSPFHLRAPHSGRWYVAIDLGGYKGNVRASVRVLHGHA; this comes from the coding sequence ATGGACTTTCTCAAGTACGAGCTCGACGCGGGCCCTGACGACATCATCGAGGTCACGCTGAGCAGCCAGGCCAACGTCAGGCTTCTCGACTCCGCAAATTTCCAGCGATATCGGCGGGGAGCGTCGCACCGCTGTATCGGAGGGCTCGCGAAACAATCGCCGTTCCACTTACGCGCGCCTCATTCCGGCCGGTGGTACGTGGCAATCGATCTGGGTGGCTACAAGGGCAACGTGCGTGCGTCCGTCAGGGTTCTCCACGGGCACGCGTGA
- the rpe gene encoding ribulose-phosphate 3-epimerase yields the protein MSLGAIRIAPSILSADFGRLAEEVRAVAAAGADWIHVDVMDGRFVPNITIGPLVVQAVRAATTLPIDVHLMIVEPEKYVADFAKAGADLISVHVEASPHLHRTLQQIRALGKKAGVVLNPGTSEEAIRYVLPDCDFVLVMSVNPGFGGQKFIPSALPKLEALRRVIDEEGLAVDLEIDGGVAVGTAREVVRAGARVLVAGSAVFNAAAGAGELSFDERVARYAAAIRALREDAEKGAGAAA from the coding sequence GTGAGCCTCGGCGCGATCCGCATCGCACCCTCGATACTTTCCGCAGATTTCGGTCGCCTCGCCGAGGAGGTCCGCGCCGTCGCGGCCGCCGGCGCCGACTGGATCCACGTCGACGTCATGGACGGGCGGTTCGTGCCAAACATCACGATCGGCCCGCTCGTCGTGCAAGCGGTCCGCGCCGCCACGACGCTGCCGATCGACGTGCACCTCATGATCGTCGAGCCCGAGAAGTACGTCGCGGATTTCGCGAAAGCCGGTGCCGACCTCATCAGCGTGCACGTGGAGGCCTCGCCGCACCTGCACCGCACCCTCCAGCAGATCCGCGCCCTCGGGAAGAAGGCCGGCGTCGTGCTCAACCCGGGCACGTCGGAGGAGGCGATCCGCTACGTGCTGCCCGACTGCGACTTCGTGCTCGTCATGAGCGTGAACCCCGGCTTCGGCGGACAGAAGTTCATCCCGAGCGCCTTGCCCAAGCTCGAAGCGCTGCGCCGCGTGATCGACGAGGAGGGCCTCGCCGTGGACCTCGAGATCGACGGCGGCGTCGCGGTCGGCACCGCGCGTGAGGTCGTCCGCGCAGGCGCGCGGGTGCTCGTCGCCGGCTCGGCCGTCTTCAACGCGGCCGCAGGCGCCGGGGAGCTCTCGTTCGACGAGCGCGTCGCGCGTTACGCCGCGGCCATCCGCGCGCTGCGCGAGGACGCGGAAAAGGGCGCAGGAGCCGCGGCGTGA
- a CDS encoding PLP-dependent cysteine synthase family protein, giving the protein MTKTRTILDEIGHTPIVPLRRIGKGLPVPVYVKCEHLNPGGSIKDRIARAIVEDAEKRGSLKPGATLVEATAGNTGMGLALMAAVRGYELVCVMPEKMSLDKRAALSSLGARLFITPNDPPDSPDNFRNVAERLAKTEGWFLTDQFRNPANVRAHEETTGPEILVSMGRKIGAFVAGAGTGGTITGVGRYLKRLAPGVRVVLADPRGSVLAHWAETGEIGPDEPYRMEGIGASRPPELLDRTVIDEAITVSDEDAFLMTRRLIREEGLFVGASSGAAVVAALRVAASGDLQGPVVAILADSWDRYFTREWLR; this is encoded by the coding sequence ATGACGAAGACGCGGACGATCCTCGACGAGATTGGCCATACCCCCATCGTGCCGCTCAGGCGTATCGGCAAGGGCCTGCCCGTGCCGGTGTACGTCAAATGCGAGCACCTGAACCCCGGCGGCAGCATCAAGGACCGCATCGCGCGGGCGATCGTGGAGGACGCCGAGAAGCGCGGCAGCCTCAAGCCCGGCGCGACGCTCGTCGAGGCCACGGCGGGCAACACGGGCATGGGCCTCGCCCTCATGGCGGCCGTGCGGGGCTACGAGCTCGTCTGCGTGATGCCCGAGAAGATGAGCCTCGACAAACGCGCCGCGCTCTCCTCGCTCGGGGCGCGGCTCTTCATCACGCCGAACGACCCGCCGGACAGCCCCGATAATTTCCGGAACGTGGCCGAGCGGCTGGCGAAGACCGAGGGCTGGTTCTTGACCGACCAGTTCCGGAACCCGGCGAACGTCCGGGCGCACGAGGAGACGACGGGCCCGGAGATCCTGGTGTCGATGGGCCGCAAGATCGGCGCATTCGTGGCCGGCGCGGGCACGGGCGGCACGATCACGGGCGTCGGCCGATATTTGAAGCGCCTCGCGCCCGGGGTGAGGGTCGTCCTCGCCGACCCGCGCGGCTCGGTCCTCGCGCATTGGGCGGAGACGGGCGAGATCGGCCCGGACGAACCCTACCGGATGGAGGGCATCGGCGCGAGCCGGCCCCCGGAGCTGCTCGATCGGACGGTGATCGACGAGGCGATCACGGTGAGCGACGAGGACGCGTTCCTCATGACGCGACGATTGATCCGCGAGGAGGGCCTCTTCGTGGGCGCCTCCTCGGGCGCGGCCGTGGTCGCGGCGCTGCGGGTGGCGGCGAGCGGCGATCTGCAGGGCCCGGTGGTCGCGATCCTGGCCGATAGCTGGGACCGTTACTTCACCCGCGAATGGCTGCGTTAA
- a CDS encoding RNA polymerase sigma factor yields MVLYDKHHQAIVRRIRKLGVRAADLEDIVQMVLIKVYKGIEKLPVEEDGVEPWLFCICAREAASHYRLRRHLYEVPEPNAGVQVADEASLHERLEDVELVADVLEQMKPELAKILLLHELDEKTLPEIAKELGISRNTAQARLADAKETFQRRVERSLTPNTPARRRRLALLPFGLGALFSAEGDAGTPPSGERLVALRAPSSSRASLALRRSARPVLERLFKNPAFWGVTGTLGGLVGGFIGGMSVPRGTTKPAREVRPMVTTVVIEVERAGREASRDAPPPVTPSVSASASAPALAVPATTSSPWTFSGVPPERRGIEHARHALQQGNFAEAISVLQRHEREYPDSQYMAVRTRYLAEARRGMDGSPTQPGSGSLP; encoded by the coding sequence ATGGTGCTCTACGACAAGCACCACCAGGCGATCGTGCGCCGGATCCGGAAGCTCGGCGTGCGCGCGGCGGACCTGGAGGACATCGTCCAGATGGTCCTCATCAAGGTGTACAAGGGCATTGAAAAGCTCCCGGTCGAGGAGGACGGGGTCGAACCCTGGCTTTTCTGCATCTGTGCGCGGGAGGCCGCGAGCCATTATCGGCTGCGACGCCACTTATACGAGGTGCCGGAGCCGAACGCCGGGGTCCAGGTTGCCGACGAGGCGAGCCTGCATGAGCGCCTCGAGGACGTCGAGCTCGTCGCCGATGTACTCGAGCAGATGAAGCCCGAGCTGGCTAAGATCCTGCTCCTCCACGAGCTCGACGAGAAGACGCTGCCGGAGATCGCCAAGGAGCTTGGGATCTCACGGAACACGGCCCAGGCGCGCCTCGCTGACGCGAAGGAGACCTTCCAGCGCAGGGTGGAGCGGAGCCTCACGCCGAACACGCCTGCGAGGCGGCGCAGGCTGGCGCTGCTGCCGTTCGGGCTGGGGGCCTTGTTCTCCGCGGAGGGCGATGCTGGCACGCCCCCCTCGGGCGAGCGGCTCGTCGCGCTGAGGGCACCGTCTTCTTCTCGCGCATCGCTGGCGCTCCGTCGATCTGCGAGGCCGGTGCTCGAGCGGCTCTTCAAGAACCCGGCCTTCTGGGGCGTGACCGGCACGCTCGGAGGGCTCGTCGGGGGGTTCATCGGTGGGATGTCGGTGCCGAGGGGGACGACGAAACCCGCCCGAGAGGTCCGGCCCATGGTGACCACCGTCGTCATCGAGGTGGAGCGGGCGGGCCGGGAAGCTTCTAGGGACGCGCCGCCGCCCGTGACCCCGAGCGTGTCCGCGTCGGCGTCCGCGCCCGCGTTGGCCGTCCCCGCAACCACCTCGAGCCCGTGGACCTTCTCCGGCGTGCCTCCCGAGCGGAGGGGCATCGAGCACGCTCGGCACGCCTTGCAGCAGGGCAACTTCGCCGAGGCGATCAGCGTGTTGCAGCGGCACGAGCGCGAGTACCCGGACAGCCAGTACATGGCCGTGCGGACGAGGTATCTGGCTGAGGCGCGGCGGGGCATGGACGGCAGCCCTACCCAGCCAGGATCTGGCTCTCTCCCTTGA
- the hpt gene encoding hypoxanthine phosphoribosyltransferase, whose protein sequence is MATNVSTMIDSDRIAQRVRELGAEITRDYVGRNLVLVCVLKGSFVFTSDLVRHIDLPMRVEFLGVRSYGEDTKSSGVVQITHDLTKPVEGDDVLVVEDIVDTGLTIAHLLDLLRTRKPASVKVCSLLHKPARTRIQVPIDYLGFTIEDKFVVGYGLDWAERYRNLPYIGLVESSS, encoded by the coding sequence ATGGCCACCAACGTCTCCACGATGATCGACTCCGACCGCATCGCCCAGCGCGTCCGCGAGCTCGGCGCCGAGATCACGCGCGACTACGTCGGGCGCAACCTCGTCCTCGTCTGCGTCCTCAAGGGCAGCTTCGTCTTCACCTCCGACCTCGTGCGCCACATCGATCTGCCGATGCGCGTCGAGTTCCTCGGCGTGCGCAGCTACGGCGAGGACACCAAGTCCTCCGGCGTCGTGCAAATCACCCACGACCTCACCAAGCCCGTCGAGGGCGACGACGTCCTCGTCGTGGAGGACATCGTCGACACGGGCCTCACGATCGCGCACCTGCTCGACCTGCTCCGCACGCGCAAGCCCGCGAGCGTGAAGGTCTGCTCGCTCCTGCACAAGCCCGCGCGCACGCGCATCCAGGTGCCGATCGACTACCTGGGCTTCACGATCGAAGACAAGTTCGTCGTGGGCTACGGGCTCGACTGGGCCGAGCGTTACCGCAACCTGCCGTATATCGGCCTCGTGGAGTCGTCGTCGTGA